From one Thalassobaculum sp. OXR-137 genomic stretch:
- a CDS encoding FAD-dependent oxidoreductase, producing MLQDRYTLAFREYPYGRCADQEAWETRAEPVRHPVVIVGGGPVGMTAALDLGLKGVPVLVLDDHEGIGMGSRAICIAKRSLEIADRLGCGAELVDRGVVWNLGKVFHRDRKVFEFNLLPEAGHRYPAFINLQQPYFEKALVDRLRLAQAQGAPVEIRGRNRVEGVAPGKDGARLEVLTPDGPYSIDADWVIACDGAASPVRSALGLGFEGRVFEDSFLIADVKMDAPFPTERRFWFDPPFKSGASALLHRQPDNVWRLDFQIGWHVDRETELRDENVRARIDEMLGPDIAYEVVWKSIYTFQCRRMTRFRHGRVLFAGDSAHQVSPFGARGANSGVQDVDNLAWKLKLVLEGRAPDSLLDSYAAEREAAADENILNSTRATDFITPKSQTSKLFRDAVLELSGRYPFARPLVNSGRLSVPCSYDGSALNGEDALPGGPARSRPGSPCPDVPLGDGFLLDRLDGRFHLLTVDAEAPDTLEEGGVAVARLALSASDDPSGALAARYLGEAGAAVYLIRPDQHVAARWPAYDARAVRLALRRAIGRD from the coding sequence ATGCTTCAGGATCGCTACACGCTCGCCTTCCGGGAGTACCCTTACGGTCGCTGCGCCGATCAGGAGGCGTGGGAAACCCGGGCCGAGCCCGTCCGCCATCCGGTGGTGATCGTCGGCGGCGGGCCGGTGGGGATGACCGCGGCCCTCGACCTCGGACTGAAGGGCGTGCCGGTGCTGGTGCTCGACGACCACGAGGGCATCGGCATGGGCAGCCGGGCGATCTGCATCGCCAAGCGCAGCCTGGAGATCGCCGACCGCCTCGGCTGCGGCGCCGAGCTGGTCGACCGCGGTGTGGTGTGGAACCTGGGCAAGGTGTTCCACCGCGACCGCAAGGTCTTCGAGTTCAACCTGCTGCCCGAGGCCGGCCACCGCTATCCGGCCTTCATCAACCTGCAGCAGCCGTATTTCGAAAAGGCCCTGGTCGACCGCCTCCGCCTCGCTCAGGCGCAGGGCGCGCCGGTGGAGATCCGCGGCCGCAACCGGGTCGAGGGCGTGGCGCCCGGCAAAGACGGCGCGCGCCTGGAGGTGCTGACCCCCGACGGACCGTACAGCATCGACGCCGACTGGGTGATCGCCTGCGACGGCGCGGCCTCGCCGGTGCGATCCGCGCTCGGTCTCGGCTTCGAGGGGCGGGTGTTCGAGGACAGTTTCCTCATTGCCGATGTGAAGATGGACGCCCCGTTCCCGACCGAGCGGCGCTTCTGGTTCGACCCGCCGTTCAAGTCCGGCGCCTCGGCCCTGCTGCACCGGCAGCCGGACAATGTCTGGCGGCTCGACTTCCAGATCGGTTGGCATGTGGACCGCGAGACGGAACTGCGCGACGAGAATGTGCGCGCCCGGATCGACGAAATGCTCGGCCCGGACATCGCCTACGAGGTCGTCTGGAAATCGATCTACACCTTCCAGTGCCGGCGGATGACCCGCTTCCGCCACGGCCGCGTCCTGTTCGCCGGCGACAGCGCCCATCAGGTCTCGCCCTTCGGGGCGCGCGGGGCGAATTCCGGGGTGCAGGACGTGGACAACCTCGCCTGGAAGCTCAAGCTGGTGCTGGAGGGGAGGGCGCCCGACAGCCTGCTCGACAGCTACGCGGCCGAGCGGGAGGCGGCGGCCGACGAGAACATTCTCAATTCCACCCGCGCCACCGACTTCATCACCCCGAAATCGCAGACGTCCAAGCTGTTCCGCGATGCCGTGCTGGAGCTGAGCGGCCGCTATCCCTTCGCCCGGCCGCTGGTGAATTCCGGACGGCTCTCGGTGCCCTGTAGCTATGACGGCTCGGCCCTGAACGGCGAGGACGCGCTGCCCGGCGGTCCGGCGCGCAGCCGTCCGGGCAGCCCTTGTCCGGACGTGCCGCTGGGAGACGGGTTCCTGCTCGACCGGCTCGACGGCCGCTTCCACCTGCTGACCGTGGACGCCGAGGCGCCGGACACCCTGGAGGAGGGCGGAGTCGCGGTCGCTCGGCTTGCCCTCTCCGCGTCCGACGATCCGAGCGGGGCGCTGGCCGCGCGCTATCTGGGCGAGGCCGGTGCGGCGGTCTACCTGATCCGGCCGGACCAGCATGTGGCCGCCCGCTGGCCCGCCTATGACGCGCGTGCGGTGCGGCTGGCGCTGCGCCGGGCAATCGGGAGAGACTGA
- a CDS encoding DUF2783 domain-containing protein: MAELILTPNIDRPDDFYAALIAAHDGLSKEESDALNARLILILANHIGDGEALSQALVAARLQEEPSE, translated from the coding sequence ATGGCCGAGTTGATCCTCACCCCGAACATCGATCGGCCGGACGATTTCTACGCCGCCCTCATCGCCGCCCATGACGGGCTGAGCAAGGAGGAGAGCGATGCGCTGAACGCCCGGCTGATCCTGATCCTGGCCAACCATATCGGCGACGGGGAGGCCCTGTCTCAGGCCCTGGTCGCCGCCCGACTGCAAGAGGAACCCTCAGAATGA